In a single window of the Zea mays cultivar B73 chromosome 5, Zm-B73-REFERENCE-NAM-5.0, whole genome shotgun sequence genome:
- the LOC103627491 gene encoding uncharacterized protein: MASLSKLTAIEYIVLYTASKLQIKLCFFRAVEFLKQVLGTYSLRYIKASRMLGDQLALAWVVKFHLPSALGKFSKHEAFTGEVNGTSVLFLPCAVYNWTQPEGAGQFHGIPLDVKVVHFKGSRKRLMLERLWNFSAGKFLKTYRPC; encoded by the exons ATGGCATCACTAAGTAAGTTGACAGCTATTGAATATATCGTATTATACACAGCCAGCAAACTTCAAATTAAACTATGTTTTTTCAGAGCTGTGGAATTCTTGAAACAAGTCCTTGGAACTTACAGCTTAAGATATATTAAGGCTTCCCGTATGCTTGGTGACCAATTAGCACTTGCATGGGTCGTCAAGTTTCATCTACCATCGGCATTGGGAAAATTTTCTAAACATGAAGCATTTACTGGTGAAGTTAATGGAACATCTGTTCTCTTCTTGCCTTGTGCTGTTTATAATTGGACCCAGCCTGAGGGTGCTGGACAGTTTCATGGTATACCCTTGGATGTTAAG GTTGTCCATTTCAAAGGTTCAAGAAAGCGATTGATGCTTGAG AGGCTTTGGAATTTCTCAGCTGGAAAGTTTCTGAAGACATACCGGCCATGTTAA
- the LOC100275088 gene encoding uncharacterized LOC100275088, with protein MDALMASYASDTDSDGGESASVSGGAPEVPEPSALLPPPPLDLLQPPNFVDYSAMAQGGRVRSFPHVEGNYAVHVYIPVVIPSDARKQLALSMKRAASLVPDLYAVDADYALSELCKDEQKLEKVLLSREFHVSLGRPVAVQVHQIDSFIAMLRQKFQPQQQYWMEFNKWEHFVNDDCTRSFVSLEVTRTGLPEITRQILMVDEVYRLHGLPEFYTNPRPHISLVWALGDVSGKLKQALKDIEKYQSSMSSLQKCNVRCKFSRVVCKVGKKVHDICKVAD; from the exons ATGGACGCGCTCATGGCGAGCTACGCGTCCGACACCGACTCTGACGGCGGCGAGTCTGCTTCCGTCTCTGGAGGCGCCCCGGAGGTCCCGGAACCTTCGGCCTTGCTCCCACCTCCTCCCCTCGACCTCCTCCAGCCCCCCAACTTCGTAG ATTACTCGGCGATGGCGCAGGGGGGTCGCGTCCGGAGCTTCCCCCATGTGGAAGGCAACTATGCTGTACATGTTTATATCCCTG TCGTCATACCTTCTGATGCAAGGAAACAACTGGCTCTTTCTATGAAAAGAGCTGCATCTCTTGTGCCGGATCTCTATGCCGTTGATGCAGACTATGCGCTTTCTGAATTGTGCAAAGATGAACAGAAGCTTGAGAAAGTGCTTCTGAGCAGGGAGTTTCATGTAAGCTTGGGAAGACCTGTTGCAGTTCAGGTGCATCAGATTGACTCATTTATTGCAATGCTTCGCCAGAAGTTCCAGCCACAACAACA GTACTGGATGGAGTTCAATAAATGGGAGCACTTTGTCAATGATGATTGTACACGGTCATTTGTTTCACTAGAAGTTACAAGAACTGGTTTGCCAGAG ATAACGAGGCAGATACTTATGGTAGATGAAGTGTATCGATTGCATGGTCTTCCTGAATTTTACACG AATCCACGGCCACATATATCGTTGGTGTGGGCATTGGGTGATGTCAGCGGCAAACTAAAGCAGGCACTAAAGGACATTGAAAAATATCAGAGCAGTATGAGCTCATTGCAAAAATGTAATGTTCGATGCAAGTTCAGTCGTGTAGTTTGTAAAGTAGGCAAGAAGGTGCATGATATCTGTAAAGTTGCAGATTGA